One genomic segment of Mytilus trossulus isolate FHL-02 chromosome 4, PNRI_Mtr1.1.1.hap1, whole genome shotgun sequence includes these proteins:
- the LOC134713751 gene encoding uncharacterized protein LOC134713751, which translates to MKLILVLVVIIFTTLECQGRRQEGRRPGGPRPEGDRPDGGRPGRPGPDDDESTDESTVKTYDGDCYLNVEEDMNAEEFEVVLRFNRPVESLSLGGFTIKDSSRNRRFILTNSDPISAGSVELQYTAEYSGRRRLRGRCGCNRRPTVTEGPPTTTATPVGPPAPA; encoded by the exons ATGAAGCTTATACTAGTACTGgttgtaattatttttacaacTCTTGAATGTCAAGGTAGACGACAGGAAGGAAGGCGTCCTGGTGGACCAAGACCGGAAGGCGATCGTCCTGATGGTGGCCGTCCTGGTAGACCCGGACCAGATGATGACGAATCTACTGATGAGTCCACTGTGAAGACATACGATGGAGACTGTTATCTCAATGTGGAAGAAGATATGAATGCAGAAGAGTTTGAAGTTGTTCTCAGATTCAATCGACCAGTCGAGAGTCTTAGT CTTGGAGGTTTTACCATTAAAGATTCTAGCCGTAATAGGAGGTTTATCTTGACTAATTCTGATCCTATATCTGCTGGTTCAGTAGAGCTTCAGTACACAGCTGAGTACAGTGGCAGACGACGACTCCGTGGTAGATGTGGGTGTAACAGAAGACCAACAGTCACAGAGGGTCCACCAACAACAACCGCAACACCAGTCGGTCCACCAGCACCTGCATAA
- the LOC134714745 gene encoding mucin-2-like, translated as MQLLLVVLVVLTVLCVCDGQKGWWGGPTRRPICHAHPVHRSTTSMYWNCCYLWITEPVDENEITLTINFKQPIVELGVPGFITKRSICSEKFFLSNTRPLHAGFNEIQYKAEYYEDEHHPIDGICNHRYSWRHQPSTISPTSEERRDRSTATATVTSTENNRRPGPTLPSTTLTTHITLPSSTTTRTTVPPTTTTTVPPTTTTTIPPTTTTVPPTTTTVSPTIRTTVPPTTTTTIPPTTTTVPPTTTTVSPTIRTTVPPTTTTTIPPTTTTITPTTTTVPPTTTTVPPTTTTTIPPTTTTVPLTTTTIPPTTTTVQPTTTTTTVPPPTTTTTVPPTTTTLSPTTTIRKPPPPS; from the exons ATGCAGTTACTTTTGGTCGTCTTAGtagttttaactgttttgtgTGTATGTGATGGACAGAAAGGGTGGTGGGGTGGACCTACAAGGAGACCAATTTGTCATGCACATCCAGTTCATAGATCTACAACATCAATGTATTGGAATTGCTGTTATCTTTGGATAACGGAACCAGTTGATGAAAACGAGATTACATTAACTATAAATTTCAAACAACCGATTGTAGAACTTGGC GTGCCCGGTTTTATCACAAAAAGGTCAATTTGCAGTGAGAAGTTCTTTTTATCCAATACGAGACCACTTCATGCTGGTTTTAATGAAATTCAGTATAAAGCAGAGTACTATGAGGATGAACACCATCCAATAGACGGAATCTGTAACCATAGATACAGCTGGAGACATCAACCGTCAACTATTTCACCGACATCGGAAGAACGAAGAGATAGATCAACAGCTACCGCAACTGTAACATCAACAGAAAATAACCGACGCCCAGGACCCACACTACCATCTACTACTTTGACAACACATATAACCTTACCATCCTCAACAACAACAAGGACAACCGTTCCCCCAACAACAACGACGACGGTACCACCAACAACAACAACGACGATACCACCAACGACTACAACTGTACCCCCAACAACGACAACCGTTTCCCCGACAATAAGGACAACCGTTCCCCCAACAACAACGACGACGATACCACCAACGACTACAACTGTACCCCCAACAACGACAACCGTTTCCCCGACAATAAGGACAACCGTTCCCCCAACAACAACGACGACGATACCACCAACGACTACAACTATAACCCCAACAACGACAACCGTTCCGCCAACAACAACAACCGTTCCACCAACAACAACGACGACGATACCACCAACGACCACAACTGTACCCCTAACAACGACAACAATTCCCCCAACAACGACGACTGTACAACCAACGACTACAACGACGACGGTACCACCACCAACAACAACGACGACGGTACCACCAACGACTACAACTTTATCCCCGACGACAACCATTAGAAAACCACCACCACCGAGTTAa